The following DNA comes from bacterium.
CGCGAATCGAGACCGCCGTCGTGTTGCCGGTCTCCGTTCCACCCGTCGATGAGCCGCAGCCGCCCATGAAGGGTGCGAAAGCGAGAAGGACGAACAAACATGAAAGTATCCGGCGCATCACCTGACCTCCTGCTGGGGCGAGACAGAAATCGTGAGAGGAAACATTTGAATGTTGAGTTGGAGAACTTCTTCCGGTTCGGTGTCCGAGGCGACCGCCCTCAAGATCTCTTGCCGGAAATTCTGGATGAGCCTCTTCAATTCCGGCACCCGGCCGCGGTTAACGCCCAGGGTCATCGTGCTCACATCCCGCCGATCGACCGGAAGTTCGTCGATCACCTGCTTGGTCAGGTCCAGGACGATCTTGTGGTAATTGTGGACGACATGGCTCTTGAGTTCCGCCCCCGTCGAAACAATGGAGCTCGCCTGCCTCCAATGCCCCTCCTCAGTCCGTTCGATGAAGCCGAGCTTTTCCAAGAGCTCCACCGACTTTTCGGCCTGGGCCGGGGTGATGGCGGGAGAGAGGCGTCCGGCGATCCACTCGAAAGTCCCGTCGAAATCCTTGGAGACGACCAGCTCGCGAACCACGGGGTGGTACCACGTCGCGTAATATTCATACTGATCCCGTTCGATGGGCTTCAACTGGCTGTATTTGCGCGAGCGCAGGAGGTCTTGATAGCGCCGGTTCTTCTCGTCGTGTGTCTTGGCCTGTGTATATAGGACGAGTTTCTTGAAAAATTCCGTCTCCTGCTTGTTGAGCTTGAGCCCCAGGGCGAACTTCGCGGCGGAGTCGGAGGTCAGGTTCCTCACGCCGTCCATGACGAACTTGTAGAAGTTGATGGATTTCAGCCCCGCGCGTTGGGCGAAGGAGCGGTAGGAGAGGGTCCCCCCGCTCTTTTTTGCGGCCTCGTACCAGTCCCGCAAGAAGGCCCGGTAGTCCGTGTATTCGAAGACGTTGACGGGGCTCAGCTTCCGCATGGCTTCAAACTAGGAGCGACGGAGTTTTCCTGCAAGACAAAAAAATTGAATCCGTTTACAGGTGTAAACGAAAATCTTGTCAAAGTATCTGAAATATAATGACATTGTAATTTATAAGTCATACTTGAGTCTAGATCAGTAAACACAAAAAGGAGAAAAGCACATGAAAAACAAACAGATAAAGACGGCCGGGGCCGGGATGGTCCTGTTATTCCTGGCCGCCTTGGCGGCCCTGGGCCCCGGCGGGACGTGGGGATGCGGCGGCGGGGGAGGCAGTGCAGCCTTAACGTGCACGGGCACGACCTGCGATTGCCCTGCCGGCGAGGCCTGCGACATCACGGATACCGCCTGCGGCGGGGCCAGCTGCTCCCTGGATTGCATGGACAACAACGACTGCACGGGTGAATGCGGGGCCTCCTGCAGCGTCGATTGCGGCAGCGGTTCGACCTGCGACTTGACGGTCGGCCAGAGCGGAAGCGTGACCTGCACGGCGGATTCCGTTTGTCACGTGACTTGCACCGGGGATTGTTCCGTCAGCTGCTCCGTCGGCGCCGATTGCGACCTCACGTGTCCCGGCGACACCGAGCCGACGCCGGTCGCGGAGAGCGGGCAATGCGACGTCCCGTAATGTAGTTAGACGTTGACTCCCAGGGCCAATTCGCGGTCGCGCAGGCGTTTGATCTCGTCGCGGATCTGGGCGGCCTTTTCGAACTCCATCCGCTCGGCGGCCTTGCGCATCTCTTTTTTGAGGGACTCGATCCTCTTCGGGATGTCTTCGAGGCGGACGGTCGAGGCGGTGTCTTCCGCCGCCTCGACCGTCACGTAATCCTTCTCGTAGATGGAGTGCAGGGCGTCGCTGATGTTCTTTTTGACCGACGCCGGCGTGATGCTGTGCTTCTTGTTATAGGATTCCTGCAGCTCGCGCCGGCGGTTGGTCTCTCCGATCGCCTTCTTCATCGAATCGGTCCATGTGTCCGCGTAGACAAAGACCTGCCCGTTCACGTTTCGCGCCGCCCGGCCGAAGGTCTGGATGAGGGAGCGCTCGGAACGGAGGAACCCCTCCTTGTCGCCGTCCAAAATGGCGACAAGGGAGACCTCCGGGAGGTCGAGGCCTTCGCGGAGGAGGTTGATGCCGACGAGCACGTCGAACTCGCCCAACCGGAGCGACCGGAGGATTTCCATGCGTTCGAGCGTCTCGATGTCGGAGTGGAGGTATTTCACCTTCAGTCCCTTGTCCTGGTAAAAACGCGTCAGGTCCTCCGCCATCTTCTTGGTGAGTGTCGTAATCAACACACGCTCGCCCTTGGCAATCCGACCGCGGATCTCCTTCTCCAGATCGTCGACCTGGCCGGAGGCGGGGCGGACGTCGATCTTCGGATCGATCAGACCGGTCGGACGGATGATCTGTTCCACGACGACGCCCTTTGATTTCTTAAGCTCGTAATCGGAGGGTGTCGCCGACACATAGACCGCCTGGTTCGTCAGGGCCTCGAACTCCTCGAACTTGAGCGGGCGGTTGTCCATGGCGGACGGCAGACGGAACCCGTATTCGACCAGGTTGGTCTTCCGGCTCCGGTCCCCGTGGTACATGCCGCCAACCTGCGGGATGGTGACGTGACTCTCGTCCACGACCAAAAGCCAGTCCGGGGGAAAGTAGTCGATCAGGACGGGGGGCGCCTGGCCGGGTCCGCGCCCGGTGATGTGCCGCGAATAGTTCTCGATTCCCTTGCAGAAGCCGATCTCCTCCATCATCTCCAGGTCATAGTTCGTGCGCTGTTCGATCCGTTGCGCCTCGATGAACTTGCCCTGGTTCATGAAGAACTTGATCCGGTCCTTCAGTTCCTCCCGGATATTCACGATGGCCCGCTTCATTTGGGACTCGGGCGTGACATAGTGCGAGGCCGGATAGATGGTTGTGCCCTGAATCTTGCCGAATGAGGCTCCACGCAGCGGATCGATCTCCGAGATGGCATCGATTTCATCGCCGAAAAATTCGACTCGGATGGCGCGGTCCTCCTCGTGGGCGGGAAAGATCTCCACGACGTCGCCTCGCACCCGGAAGGTCGCCCGGTGGAAATCGTAATCGTTGCGCTCGTACTGGATCTTGATCAGGTCTTTGAGGAGCTTCTGGCGCGGGTATTCGATGCCGGTCTCGATCTTGACGACCATGTCCTGGTAGGCCTCTGGCGAGCCCAG
Coding sequences within:
- a CDS encoding TIGR02147 family protein, coding for MRKLSPVNVFEYTDYRAFLRDWYEAAKKSGGTLSYRSFAQRAGLKSINFYKFVMDGVRNLTSDSAAKFALGLKLNKQETEFFKKLVLYTQAKTHDEKNRRYQDLLRSRKYSQLKPIERDQYEYYATWYHPVVRELVVSKDFDGTFEWIAGRLSPAITPAQAEKSVELLEKLGFIERTEEGHWRQASSIVSTGAELKSHVVHNYHKIVLDLTKQVIDELPVDRRDVSTMTLGVNRGRVPELKRLIQNFRQEILRAVASDTEPEEVLQLNIQMFPLTISVSPQQEVR
- the uvrB gene encoding excinuclease ABC subunit UvrB codes for the protein MASGKFHLVSDFKPQGDQPRAIGELTDGLLRGERHQTLLGVTGSGKTFTMAHVIANVNRPTLVMAPNKTLAAQLFSEFRELFPDNAVEYFVSYYDYYQPEAYVPAQDLFIEKDSSINEEIDKLRHAATRSLLERRDVIIVASVSCIYGLGSPEAYQDMVVKIETGIEYPRQKLLKDLIKIQYERNDYDFHRATFRVRGDVVEIFPAHEEDRAIRVEFFGDEIDAISEIDPLRGASFGKIQGTTIYPASHYVTPESQMKRAIVNIREELKDRIKFFMNQGKFIEAQRIEQRTNYDLEMMEEIGFCKGIENYSRHITGRGPGQAPPVLIDYFPPDWLLVVDESHVTIPQVGGMYHGDRSRKTNLVEYGFRLPSAMDNRPLKFEEFEALTNQAVYVSATPSDYELKKSKGVVVEQIIRPTGLIDPKIDVRPASGQVDDLEKEIRGRIAKGERVLITTLTKKMAEDLTRFYQDKGLKVKYLHSDIETLERMEILRSLRLGEFDVLVGINLLREGLDLPEVSLVAILDGDKEGFLRSERSLIQTFGRAARNVNGQVFVYADTWTDSMKKAIGETNRRRELQESYNKKHSITPASVKKNISDALHSIYEKDYVTVEAAEDTASTVRLEDIPKRIESLKKEMRKAAERMEFEKAAQIRDEIKRLRDRELALGVNV